Proteins found in one Tsukamurella paurometabola DSM 20162 genomic segment:
- a CDS encoding dicarboxylate/amino acid:cation symporter, which yields MSTAATPATAPSRIPPLMKNFGFQITLGLIVGVLLGLLARRLGPAADGNENWLAGTLDTIGSSYVKLLTVAVVPLVVTAVVASIANLRNVTNAARLAAKTLVWFAITAFIAVVIGIILGLVLQPGEHTTVTGEGKAPSSSGSWWAFLTGLVPSNFLGLQAKLSNGSVSLSFNVLQVLVIAIAIGIAALKVGQKAEPFLQFNASLLAIVQKVLWWIIRLSPIGTAALIGNAVATYGWSSIGSLGAFTGAIYLGLVIVGFVVYPILVRVHGLSVRQFYSGVWPAAQLGFVSRSSIGTLPVTERVTERNLGVPREYASFAVPLGATTKMDGCAAIYPAIAAIFVAQYFHIDLQFTDYLLIVVVAVIGSAATAGTTGATVMLTLTLSTLGLPLAGAGLLLAVEPIVDMGRTALNVTGQALVPTLVAKQEGILDEDAYNAPRTDVYADESTDAEPVTAA from the coding sequence ATGTCCACTGCCGCTACCCCGGCTACGGCCCCCTCCCGCATTCCGCCCCTGATGAAGAACTTCGGCTTCCAGATCACGCTCGGCCTGATCGTCGGCGTGCTGCTCGGCCTGCTCGCGCGCCGACTCGGCCCCGCCGCCGACGGCAACGAGAATTGGCTCGCGGGCACACTCGACACGATCGGCTCCAGTTACGTGAAGTTGCTCACCGTGGCCGTGGTGCCGTTGGTGGTGACCGCGGTGGTCGCGTCGATCGCCAACCTGCGCAACGTGACCAACGCTGCGCGCCTGGCGGCCAAGACCCTGGTGTGGTTCGCCATCACGGCCTTCATCGCGGTGGTGATCGGCATCATTCTCGGCCTGGTGCTGCAACCGGGCGAGCACACCACCGTCACCGGGGAGGGCAAGGCGCCGTCGAGCTCCGGTTCCTGGTGGGCCTTCCTCACCGGCCTCGTCCCGTCGAACTTCCTGGGCCTGCAGGCCAAACTGTCCAACGGCTCGGTGTCGCTGAGCTTCAACGTGCTCCAGGTCCTGGTGATCGCCATCGCGATCGGCATCGCCGCGCTCAAGGTCGGCCAGAAGGCCGAGCCCTTCCTCCAGTTCAACGCCTCGCTCCTGGCGATCGTGCAGAAGGTGCTGTGGTGGATCATCCGGCTCTCGCCGATCGGTACCGCCGCGCTGATCGGTAACGCGGTCGCCACCTATGGCTGGAGCTCGATCGGTTCGCTCGGTGCCTTCACCGGGGCGATCTATCTGGGGCTCGTGATCGTCGGATTCGTCGTGTACCCGATCCTTGTGCGGGTGCACGGCCTTTCGGTGCGGCAGTTCTACTCCGGCGTGTGGCCCGCCGCGCAGCTCGGATTCGTTTCGCGCAGTTCGATCGGCACACTCCCGGTCACCGAGCGGGTCACCGAGCGCAACCTCGGTGTGCCACGCGAGTACGCCTCGTTCGCCGTCCCGCTCGGCGCCACCACGAAGATGGACGGGTGCGCCGCGATCTACCCGGCGATCGCGGCGATCTTCGTCGCCCAGTACTTCCATATCGACCTCCAGTTCACCGACTACCTGCTGATCGTGGTGGTCGCCGTGATCGGCTCCGCGGCAACGGCCGGCACCACGGGCGCCACGGTGATGCTCACGCTCACCCTCTCCACGTTGGGACTCCCGCTCGCGGGTGCCGGTCTGCTGCTGGCCGTGGAACCGATCGTCGATATGGGCCGTACTGCGCTCAACGTGACCGGACAGGCACTGGTGCCCACGTTGGTCGCCAAGCAGGAGGGCATCCTCGACGAGGACGCCTACAACGCGCCCCGTACGGACGTCTACGCCGACGAGTCCACCGATGCGGAGCCTGTTACCGCAGCGTGA
- a CDS encoding quinone oxidoreductase family protein, protein MKAVIATYAETPVLADLPAPTPSDVLIPVHMSAVALHNLTRGVADGRHYASPADPGFVIGVDGVGITADGRRVYVTTPGTAAEVVHVPESALTEVPDGLDDVQAAAAVNAVMSSWMAMTVRTQVRPGQTVLVLGATGGSGRPAVAVARHLGARVIAAGRNAETLAAVGADATIDLTAPEGEVAAALGAEKIDVVLDYLWGRPAELTLAALAHRGPAEFVQVGTMAGAEIALPGALLRSTDIRLLGSGFGSFTLDELAAARPHILDAIRGLGITMDVDPVPAERIAEIWRRDPAGKRVVLTLR, encoded by the coding sequence GTGAAAGCCGTGATCGCCACCTACGCCGAGACCCCCGTCCTCGCCGACCTGCCCGCCCCGACACCGTCGGACGTCCTGATTCCCGTGCACATGTCGGCCGTCGCGCTGCACAACCTCACCCGCGGCGTCGCCGATGGCCGGCACTACGCCTCCCCCGCCGATCCGGGCTTCGTGATCGGCGTGGACGGAGTGGGCATCACCGCCGACGGGCGCCGGGTCTACGTCACCACGCCCGGCACGGCGGCAGAGGTGGTCCACGTCCCGGAATCCGCGCTCACCGAGGTCCCGGACGGGCTCGACGACGTGCAGGCCGCCGCCGCGGTCAACGCCGTCATGTCGTCGTGGATGGCGATGACGGTGCGCACCCAGGTCCGGCCCGGGCAGACGGTACTCGTTCTCGGCGCTACCGGTGGGTCGGGCCGCCCCGCCGTCGCGGTAGCGCGGCACCTCGGCGCCCGCGTCATCGCCGCCGGGCGCAACGCCGAGACCCTCGCCGCCGTGGGCGCCGACGCGACGATCGACCTCACCGCGCCGGAAGGCGAGGTCGCAGCCGCCCTAGGCGCCGAGAAGATCGACGTGGTGCTCGACTATCTGTGGGGGCGGCCCGCCGAACTCACGCTCGCAGCTCTCGCGCACCGCGGGCCCGCCGAGTTCGTCCAGGTGGGCACCATGGCCGGAGCCGAGATCGCGCTGCCCGGGGCACTGCTGCGCTCCACCGACATCCGGCTGCTGGGCAGCGGGTTCGGCTCCTTCACCCTCGACGAGCTGGCGGCGGCACGGCCGCACATCCTCGACGCGATCCGCGGCCTCGGCATCACGATGGACGTCGACCCGGTGCCCGCCGAGCGGATCGCCGAGATCTGGCGACGCGATCCGGCGGGCAAGCGGGTGGTTCTCACGCTGCGGTAA
- a CDS encoding TetR/AcrR family transcriptional regulator C-terminal domain-containing protein, with the protein MALNRADVVEAALAVLDEVGIDGLTLRRIADRLEVKAPALYWHFASKRDLTDAMATELMRRALPDTPPSGDWRADLAAGAHRLRAVLRAHTDGARVFSGSKFTDIDVVRASEAPLRALVDAGFELRDAALASSTLRDLVVGFVIEEQEVFGIDGAPRPGYDPAARAAAIGEREYPLAVAAGPTAWGAPDERFADAVRFLIDGLAARRREGGAT; encoded by the coding sequence GTGGCATTGAATCGCGCGGACGTGGTCGAGGCGGCGCTCGCCGTACTCGACGAGGTGGGTATCGACGGGCTGACCCTGCGCCGGATCGCCGACCGCCTGGAGGTGAAAGCCCCGGCTCTGTACTGGCACTTCGCCTCCAAGCGCGATCTCACCGATGCGATGGCCACCGAGCTCATGCGACGCGCGCTGCCGGATACGCCGCCGTCGGGCGACTGGCGCGCCGATCTCGCGGCCGGTGCCCACCGATTGCGGGCCGTGCTCCGCGCGCACACCGACGGTGCCCGGGTGTTCAGCGGCTCGAAGTTCACCGACATCGATGTGGTGCGCGCGAGCGAGGCGCCGCTGCGCGCTCTCGTTGACGCCGGCTTCGAGCTGCGCGATGCGGCTCTTGCGTCGTCGACCCTGCGCGATCTGGTCGTGGGCTTCGTCATCGAGGAGCAGGAGGTCTTCGGGATTGACGGTGCGCCTCGGCCGGGCTACGACCCGGCCGCTCGCGCCGCCGCGATCGGGGAGCGTGAATACCCGTTGGCCGTCGCCGCCGGGCCCACCGCCTGGGGCGCGCCTGACGAACGTTTCGCCGATGCGGTGCGATTCCTGATCGACGGCCTCGCCGCGCGCCGGCGCGAGGGCGGGGCTACCTGA
- a CDS encoding carboxylesterase/lipase family protein, whose protein sequence is MHERPRVTTAEGTVEGEYRDGTATFRGIPYAQPPVGALRFAAPEPVPHWDGVRPAIEFGPPPPQSGPGPKAEVSDDANWLTVAVCTPDPGRSALPVLVWISCGGYMAGTAADPMFDPTALATAGLVVVTVQCRMGAEGFALLDGAPSNRGLLDQIAALEWIQRNIAAFGGDPDAVTIAGTSGGAGSVAALLTIPGARPLFRRAITHSVPGLNITPALATEVTAALAERLRVAPTAAGFAQVPPQRLAEEVTALCADSPAYKNRWGRLAHLGIVVCPVIDGDLLPQTPWEALADGNAAGVDLLAGHMRDEFRLFSIMMGVRGTFTEEDAATALEVFAPGDPAEYRAAYPGATADETVEIVYSDATFRMPSVLLAEANAAAGGTSFLFEMCWESEVYGACHSIDVPLAFGTLDCPTGVLFFGEDAPDGARAVSDELLRSWVRFCATGDPGWPRYDPERRSTRLVDDPSTTAPYPEERSRRIWQDRPPTPFAPA, encoded by the coding sequence ATGCACGAGCGACCCAGGGTCACGACCGCGGAAGGCACCGTCGAGGGCGAGTACCGCGACGGCACCGCGACCTTCCGTGGCATCCCCTACGCACAGCCGCCCGTCGGCGCGCTGCGGTTCGCCGCCCCCGAGCCGGTCCCGCATTGGGACGGTGTCCGCCCCGCGATCGAGTTCGGCCCCCCGCCTCCGCAATCCGGCCCCGGCCCGAAGGCGGAGGTGTCGGACGATGCGAACTGGCTCACAGTGGCGGTGTGCACCCCGGACCCAGGACGGTCCGCGCTGCCGGTCCTGGTGTGGATCTCCTGCGGCGGCTACATGGCCGGCACCGCGGCGGATCCCATGTTCGATCCGACCGCGCTCGCGACCGCGGGCCTCGTGGTCGTGACCGTCCAGTGCCGGATGGGCGCCGAAGGCTTCGCGCTACTCGACGGCGCACCGTCGAACCGCGGTCTCCTCGACCAGATCGCCGCGCTCGAATGGATCCAGCGGAACATCGCCGCGTTCGGCGGCGATCCCGATGCGGTCACCATCGCCGGGACCTCCGGCGGAGCGGGATCCGTAGCGGCACTGCTCACGATCCCCGGTGCGCGCCCCCTGTTCCGGCGAGCCATCACCCACTCCGTCCCCGGCCTGAACATCACCCCTGCGCTGGCGACGGAGGTCACGGCCGCGCTCGCCGAGCGCCTGCGCGTCGCGCCGACGGCGGCGGGGTTCGCACAGGTCCCGCCGCAACGCCTGGCCGAGGAGGTCACCGCGCTCTGCGCCGATTCCCCCGCGTACAAGAACCGGTGGGGACGCCTCGCCCACCTCGGGATCGTCGTCTGCCCGGTCATCGACGGGGACCTGCTGCCGCAGACCCCATGGGAGGCGCTGGCCGACGGAAACGCCGCGGGCGTCGACCTGCTCGCCGGACACATGCGCGACGAGTTCCGACTGTTCAGCATCATGATGGGCGTGCGCGGCACCTTCACCGAGGAGGACGCCGCCACGGCCCTCGAGGTATTCGCGCCCGGCGACCCCGCCGAGTACCGCGCCGCGTATCCGGGCGCAACGGCCGACGAGACCGTCGAGATCGTCTACTCCGACGCCACCTTTCGCATGCCATCCGTGCTGCTCGCCGAGGCGAACGCCGCGGCCGGAGGGACCTCGTTCCTGTTCGAGATGTGTTGGGAGTCCGAGGTCTACGGCGCCTGCCACAGCATCGACGTCCCACTCGCCTTCGGCACTCTCGACTGCCCCACGGGTGTCCTCTTCTTCGGCGAGGACGCGCCGGACGGTGCGCGCGCGGTGTCGGACGAGTTGCTCCGCTCCTGGGTGCGGTTCTGCGCCACGGGCGATCCGGGCTGGCCCCGCTACGACCCCGAGCGCCGGAGCACCCGGCTCGTCGACGACCCGTCGACGACGGCGCCGTATCCCGAGGAGCGTTCGCGCCGCATCTGGCAGGACCGCCCGCCGACACCCTTCGCCCCGGCCTGA
- a CDS encoding TetR/AcrR family transcriptional regulator, producing the protein MPKQVNHQERREMIARALWRVVDRHGVLKLSLREVAKEAGMSHGQLQHYFASRRELLAFAMDFASEQTAARVALGLAELGPDPHPRDVLRLTLTEMLPLHSDARVTSRMSAAYILEALHDTEIRERARDGMQQGRSQVQSLIAGAIADGSIAPERDPVVETDRVLALTGLTPLLDLGVLGPAEALAAVDRHLEELFA; encoded by the coding sequence GTGCCGAAACAGGTGAACCATCAGGAGCGACGCGAAATGATCGCGCGGGCGCTGTGGCGCGTCGTGGACCGGCACGGGGTGCTGAAACTGAGCCTGCGCGAGGTCGCCAAGGAAGCGGGCATGTCGCACGGCCAGCTCCAGCACTACTTCGCGAGTCGTCGCGAGCTGCTCGCGTTCGCCATGGACTTCGCGTCCGAGCAGACCGCCGCCCGGGTGGCCCTCGGACTCGCCGAGCTCGGGCCGGACCCGCACCCCCGCGATGTGCTGCGCTTGACCCTCACCGAGATGCTGCCCCTGCATTCCGACGCCCGGGTGACCAGTCGTATGAGCGCCGCCTACATCCTGGAAGCGCTGCACGACACCGAGATCCGTGAACGCGCCCGCGACGGCATGCAGCAGGGGCGGTCGCAGGTCCAGTCGCTCATCGCGGGTGCGATCGCCGACGGCTCCATCGCGCCGGAACGGGACCCGGTCGTCGAGACCGATCGCGTCCTGGCGCTGACCGGTCTGACGCCCCTGCTGGACCTCGGCGTCCTCGGGCCGGCGGAGGCGCTCGCCGCGGTCGACCGGCACCTCGAGGAGCTGTTCGCGTAA